The sequence CCCCGTAGAACAATGCAAGAAGCTTATCCAGGTTGAGGTCCTTGGCTTTGGGCTTGAAGTACATGAAGGAGAGAGTTCCATAGAAAATCACCACCACTATGAGGTGGGCAGAGCAGGTAGAGAAGGCTTTGTGCCGGCCGGCAGCAGAGGGCACCCTCAGGATGGCAGTGAGGATGAACACGTAGGACAGGAGGATGAGCAGCAGAGGGGCCAGCATCACGACAGCAGAAGCCACCATTAATAGCAGTGCATTGAGAGAGATGTCCCCACAGGCTAGTTTCAGCACCGCCAAGATCTCACAGAAGAAGTGGTTGATGACATTGTGGCCACAGAAGGGGAGGCTCCAGGTGAGATTGGATTGGAGAAGGGAGTTGGCAAAGCCTGCCCCCCAGGTCCCTGCTGCCATCCACATGCAGGTGTGCCAGTTCATGAGCTCTGAGTAGCGAAGCGGCTGGCAGATGGCCACGTACCGGTCACACGCCATCATGGCCAGGAGCACGCACTCCGTGGTGCCCAAGGCCAGGGTCAGGTACATCTGCAGGGCACAGCCAGGGAAGGAGATGGTGCTCTGGGTTTCCAGGAAGTGGACCAGCATGAGAGGCACGAAGGAGGATGTGCCAGAGATGTCTATGAGGGCGAGGTtgctgaggaagaagtacatgggggtgtgcaggCGGGGGTCCAGCATGTTCAGCCCGATGAGGAGGGCATTCCCCAGCACGTTCATGAAGTAGATGCCCAAGCAGAGCACAAACAGGACCATCTCTAACTTGTGGTGGTCATGGAAGCCCAGAAGGACAAACTCCGTCATGACCGTCTGGTTTGCCCCATTCATCTCAGTCTGCATCCATCTCATTCTCCCTCTTTTCCCATCTGTACCATGAACGTGTTGGGTAAAGCACCAGTGGGCCTGGGAGCCAAGCAGCGTGGATTGTGACCTGGGGCGAGTCCACACTGTGTCTGGAGCTCCGTTTCACCATGGGTACAAAGAGAGAGGGGACTTCGGCTCTGCAAGCCAGTCCCCTCAGTTCTGTAGTTCTGGTGTAACTTACAGGAAATGTCGCCCATTCGAATCTCCTAAGCTCTTCTCTCTTCTCGCCAGGCTGACCTAGGGGAGACAAGAGAAAAAATTCATGTATGTTGAGCTCTTTTTGAACCTGCAGTTTTCTTGGCTGTTAAGAGGAAGCACGTTTTCTAGGTTATGACTTCTCGTGGCTAATGACGCCAATATGATTTCAGACGCATCACTCACTGAGGATTTGTTGAGTGCCTTCCCTGTGCAGGGTGTTTAGGTCCTCGGTGATAGCAGAAAGAAAATTACGTGGACAAAAAGATGCCACATTTGTAACAAAGGTTGCTCCTCTTTCTCAAATTAAGTGGGATGAGCTTGGGAGGGCAGGTGGCTGATGAGTGATGGTCACCTCATTCCTTTGGGCATAAAGGTTGAACATTTCTATTGCATAAGACGTACAAGCCTTATTCAGGTGTCTGTCCTTAAGATCAGAGACCATGCATTGATTTTTACAAGAGTATATACGAATATATGTACC comes from Cervus elaphus chromosome 29, mCerEla1.1, whole genome shotgun sequence and encodes:
- the LOC122686256 gene encoding olfactory receptor 13C7-like, which translates into the protein MRWMQTEMNGANQTVMTEFVLLGFHDHHKLEMVLFVLCLGIYFMNVLGNALLIGLNMLDPRLHTPMYFFLSNLALIDISGTSSFVPLMLVHFLETQSTISFPGCALQMYLTLALGTTECVLLAMMACDRYVAICQPLRYSELMNWHTCMWMAAGTWGAGFANSLLQSNLTWSLPFCGHNVINHFFCEILAVLKLACGDISLNALLLMVASAVVMLAPLLLILLSYVFILTAILRVPSAAGRHKAFSTCSAHLIVVVIFYGTLSFMYFKPKAKDLNLDKLLALFYGVVTPSLNPIIYSLRNAEVKAATIALLRGDLLSRKMSRFPVVL